TTCGCGTTCCGTACGCGGGCTGCGTCGTCAGCGTTGGTCGGGTCCAAGCCGGCAAGCCGGTCCAGATGAATTGTGACACCTTGGATTTTTCCCGAGGGCGGCTGGCCATCGTCGTTGGGATTGCCTTGTGTCAGCCGGATTGTCACTGTATCCGTAGCCGAAGTGCGTTCCGCACCAGTGGACTGCTGCCCGGCAACCTGCACCGCTTCTGCAGCAACGACGCCCGGCCCTGCGAACGCAACCGCACACGCTACTCCGACGGCAACCACTCGGGCCGACCATGCATTTGTCAACCTCTTCATCGCCTTACTCCCGCACGCTACTTTCCTTATTAATAACTTCTTGCACCCCGGTAGCCGCCTTCTGGCGACGCAGCCACCACACCAGCCAACACCCAATGACAATCACCGCAGCCAACAGCGCGTACATCCACCATTGCCAGCCCGGACCATGGGAGTTTTCAAACACCGACTCCTCCCCAGGCTCCATAGGAACCTGATGGCCACGCACCAGCAAGCGATGCGTGTTGATCCCGTACGGGGTGCACGTAATCAGTGTGACGTAATCCTGATCAGCGACTGGCCGTAGGCCATCTACCTCGCTCGGCAGCACAACTTGAATGTCGTCTACGACGTACTTCAATTTGTGGCCAGCAACCTGGATATAGAACACATCTCCCTCGGTGGCAGAGTCGAGGTGATCAAACATCGTCGAATTTGCCAGACCCGTATGCCCCGTAATGACGGAATGGGTTCCTGATCCACCGACCGGCAGGTCAGAACCATACAAATGCCCCAAACCACGCTGCAGTGTCTTATCTGCGGTGCCATGAAACACCGGAAGATCAACGTCTACTGCTGGGAACACGAGGCGGGCCATCGCTTCGGTCTCACCCAACTGCTTCAAATAAGCCTCATAGTCGGGATTGTCTACCCCGATACGGTTCAGCCACGGATCCAAGATCGGACCCGACGTATGTTCTTCGTTGTATGCATGTGCAGCATCCCACACCGAATCCTGCACCTGCGCCGGTGTCTCTTTATCCAGTCGCGCATATTCCTGCGCCACTCTTGAGGCGTTCCAATTGTTCCATGCGGTCGAGACCACTGGGTACAGCATCACCAACAACCCAACGACAACGATTACCGCCGGAAGGACTAGGCCTCCACGGCGCCTGTGCCGTCGGCCTGCATTTTGGCCTACCACCGTAGTCAACGACCCGCACCACCCAAAACAATACCCCACGCGCTAGCGCAGCGCGACCGGGATTACAACGAAAGAGAATGAAGGGGACTGAAGTCTATACCTAGCCCAGTCCCCTCACTGGGTCGAGCACCATATTTTGATTACCCGACCCGCAGCGCAGACCATCATGGACAGTCTGCGCCACCGGAACTACGCCCGGCTATTAGTTGCGCGCGGTACGACGAGCGAACCAAGCACCAGCAGCAACAATTGCTGCGCCAATAGCAGCCAGGATGCCCACACCGGCACCACCGGTCATCGGCAGGTTCGGGGTGTCGCGCTTGATGTTTTCAATTTCAGAAACAAGGGTGACGGCGTCGTCACCCTCGAGCTCACCAGTCTTCGCGATGTTCTCGCGGGTGAACTCAATTTCGGTAACAGGGTTTTCCGGCAGTGCGTAGCCCGCTGGAGCCTTGGTTTCCTTCAGACAGAACTTCTTGATGTCGGTGACCTGTGCGTTATCTGCGAAGTCGGTGACGTGCAGTCCGTCGATGGTGATGGTGCCGTCAGCACCGGTGGTCCACTTGTCCTGCTCCTTGACGGTCAACTTACCGCCCAGCTTATTTGCCGCGGTGCACTGGTATAGCTCGAACTCAGCACCTTCCAGGACCTTACCGTCCTCCTTGCCGTCCTTCTTCACAACCTTCAGCTTGCCGTGGTAGGTCACGACCTCATTGGTCTTGTTCTTGACCTCGTTGCCGGTGTTCGGGTTGTTGAAGATGACGTCAGCCTGGTTCTTCAGCTCAGTGGTGTCGCCCACTTCCTTGCGCTTGACCTCGAAGGTCAGAGACATCTTGTCACCGGACTTAACCTTGGCAAGGCCCTGGTCGGTCAGCTTAACGACGAGCTTGTTTCCGTTCTCAGCCGGATTGTTGACCTCGTAGTCACCGGCACCCAGAGCGGTCTCTCCAGCCTTGACCTCGGTGACCTTCTGGAAGTCCAAACGCTGGTCCAGCTGATCCTCGAAGCGGAAGGCGGTCAGGCTCTTACCCGCACCCCAGGTCGGAGCATCCGCGTTGATGGTGTAGGTGTACGCGTCCTGGATGTTCTGATCTGCATCCTTGACAGTCTTCTTGGTCTTGGTTTCCGTGTTCTTCGGGTACGCGATGACGTCGTAGTTCCAGGCATCCGATGCCTCGTTAACCATCGGCACCGACACGATGAACGGAGCACCGGCAACGATGCCGTCCGGAGCGTTAGTTTCCTCTACCAAGTAGATGCCCAAAGGCAGATCAGTGAAAGCTGCCTTGCCATCAGTGCCGGTGGTTTCTTCCTTGGTTTCCGCAGTCTTCTTGTCGCCCTTGACGTCAGCAGCCGACTTCGGGAACGCCGCCCAATCATCCTTCTGCAGGTCGTAATCGAGCTTGGTGATCTTGTAGGTCACGCCAGACAGAGCCTCACCCGGAACGCCTGCCATTTCCTTACCGGTAGCCGCAGTACCAGACTCAGCACCCTTCTTCTTGAAGAGGGTGATAGAGCCCTTTTGGTTGAAATTGATGTTTGCCTTGTTCACGGCGCCCTGCTCAGCAGCAGGCTGTGCATCGACAGCACCGTCTTGCGCCAGGGCCCCCGGAGCGGAGATACCCATAGAGAGGCCAACGACGGCAGCGAAAGTAACCGAACGAGCGGTACGAGAGATCTTGTTCACGGAAACTGGTCCTTTACACGAGTTCTGAAATGAGGCACCGCGCCTCATTGGCTGTGTGCAATCCATTCCCCACGGTTCACGCACCATGACCTGACTCGTTGCTAAGAATCTTTCGCCTGCCGAGAGTAGGAGTAGTTTTCAGGTGGAAACGTCTACGCAGGCCCCAACCTTAACTAACGATAGCCTGTGGATTACATAACTAGATTCTACCCCAGCGTGTTGGGCAAAGTCCCCGACTAAAGCTCCTCCCCCGCAAAACCGGCTAAACTTCTCAAGAATCCGCACGGTCCACCCAAACGTGAAGACTCCTTCTGCAGTTCAACTAATGCTTTCGAGACGTCATCTAGTTTTGTGTGAAACTGAACACATTGCCCCTTTAAGGGGGTAAGCCTGCTCGATTTTACACCCGTTACATAGAATGCAAGCTTCACGCAGGAGAGTAGCTTCCCAGAGAGCACCTTCCAACGACGACGAAACGAACCATATATGCTGCCAATACCACCAGGTAGAACATCCCCTTTGATGACCCATAAAAGGAAGCGTCACCAAGAGCGCTCAAGGTACCCTGAACTCATTTAGATTCTCAGCCTTCAACAGCCCACGTACCAAAGAGTTAATAGCGTTAAGATTCCTGACAAGAGCTCTCTACGTACTCTGAGCCTCGTCGACAGCACGAAGAAGCGCCGCATAGGCACCGCCGCACGCAAGCAGCTCGGCGTGGGTGCCGCGCTCGACCACGCGGCCAGCGTCGAGGACGATGATCTGGTCGGCATCGCGGATAGTGGACAGGCGGTGGGCGATGACCAAGCGGGTAGCATCCGCGCCAAGCACTGCCTCCTGGATGGCGCGCTCCGTCTCGTTGTCGAGGGCGGAGGTGGCCTCATCCAAGATGAGCACCCGTGGTTGGCGCAGCAACGTGCGGGCAAGCGAAAGGCGCTGCTGCTCACCGCCGGAGAAGCGGTAGCCGCGCGAGCCCACCACTGTGTCCAGACCTTCCGGCAGCGCGGCGATGACCTCGTCCACGCGCGCGGCGTTAAGCGCCGCCCACATCTGTTCCTCACTCGCATTCGGCTGCGCGAAGAGGAGGTTCTCCCGCACCGTGCCGTGAATCAGGTAGGTCTCCTGGGAGACCACGCCAATGACCTCCGCGCGCTGCTCAGGTGGAATATCGCGCAGGTCGACCCCGCCCAGGTGCACGGTGCCTTCGGTCGGATCGGCAAGGCGCGCAAAAAGTGCGGCCACCGTGGACTTGCCGGACCCGGTATGCCCCACTAGCGCGGTGGTGGTGTGGGCGGGGATGGAAAGGGAGACGTCGGAAAGCGCGTCGGTGTCGGTGCCGGGGTAGCGGTAGGAGACGTGCTGGAGGGTGAGGGAGGCGTCGGCAAGCTGGGCGGGCTGGGTGGCCTCGGTGAGTTCGGGCTCCAGGTCCAGGTACTCGAAGATGCGGCTAAACAGCGCCATCGACGCCACCCACTGCGCGCCCACGTTGAGCAGGCCGGTAATGGGACGGAAGATCTGGGTCTGCAGGGTGGAAAAGGCGATGAGCGTGCCAATCGTAATGCCCGGGCGCAAGCCGGCCGCCAGGTAAATCAGGGCCGGCATCACGCCGAAGATGATTTGCGTCAGCGCCATGCGCCAGCGCCCGGCCAACTGCGATTCCAGCTCCAAACGGATGAGGGAGCGGGAGGTTTTCTCAAAGCCGTCATAGACGCGCTCCTGCGCACCCAGCGTGGCCGCCAGGCGCATGCCGGACACGGACAGGTTCTCCGAAATGGTCTGCTGCAATGTTGCCTGCGCGCGGCTGTTTTTCTCCATGAGGCTGCGGCGCAGAACGGCGGCGCGGCGGGTCAGCCACACTGCAGGCGGCAGTACCACCAGGGACAAAAGCGAGAGGGTAGGCGAAAGCGCCACCATCGCCACCAACGTAGCCACAGTCATGGTGAGGTTGCTGGCCACGGATGTCGCGGTTGTGGTCACCATGCCGCGCATCGCCGCGATGTCATTGGTCAGGCGCGACTGAATCTCACCGCCGCGGTTATTGGTAAAGAACTGCAGCGACTGGCGCTGCAGGTTGGCAAAGACCTGCGTGCGCAGCTCGTGCATGATGGTGTGCCCCACCCGCGCCGACAGAAAGGACTGGATAACGCCGATGGCCTGGGAGACCACGGTGATGGCCAGCATGCCGCCGACGAGCCACAGCAGCAGCGCGGTGTCGTGTTCAGGAATGGCCTCATCCACGGTGCGGCGCACCAGGAAAGGCTGCACCACCGTCAGCCCGGAGGTGGCGATGATGAGTGCCACCACCAGCAACAGCGTGCCGCGGTGCGGGCGAAACAGGCCGGCGACGCGGCGGAAGGCAACCGGGTGCTGGGCCAGCTGATCGATGTCCGCCGGGTCCTTCACCGCGGTGTGCATCGGCCGGGTCATGGCTTAACCGCAGGTAACGATGGGCTGCGGGTCGTAGACCGTGGTGGTGGTCTCCCGGGAGATCTCCTTGCCGGAGAGGTCCTTGATCACGCGGGTATCCGAGGTGGTGAAGCCCGGCGCGCCAGACGACGGCGAGCAATCCTCGCTCACCGACTTGCGCTGCGGCTCCGTCTTGGCCCAGCGGCCGTTGTTCACAGACTCAACGTCGACGGTCTTAGTGCCCTTCAGGCGCACGGTGATCTTGCCGCCACCAAAGTCGGTCTCAATGCGGACTGGGGTATTGAAGGTATTGGTGAACTGCAGGTCGATGGCGCCCTCGTACACGGTGGCCTCGCGGCCGGCTGGGTAGCGGGAAATGTAGTACGAGTGCGGGGTGTGGGCGGTGTCTTCCATGCCCGCAAAGTAGGCAGCGTTGTACAAGGTGGTGGCGAACTGGGAGATGCCGCCGCCCACGGCGGAGCCGGAGTGGCCATCGATAATGATGCCGGACTCAACGTAGCCCTGTGCCGTGCCGCGAGGGCCCGTGTGGCCGTTGAGGGAGAAGGTCTCGCCTGGGTTGACCACGGCGCCGTTGACCTGTTGGGCTACCAGCTCGATATTCTTGCCGGAGGCAGCGGAGTAGCCCTCAGTGGTGAACTCGCCCACGGTGTCGTTGAAGGTCGCCTTCTTGGCATCGTCGGTGGTGAACTCTGCTGGGTCCGGCTTGTAGGTAGCATCCCACTCGCGGTCGTCGCCGGTCACGCGCTTGTCAAAGTCCTTCATGGTCGGCTCCCAATCGATGATCTCGCCATCTTCGGACGGGGTGATCTGCTTGTCGTTGCCGTTGAAGGAAATCTTGGCATTTACGCCGGGGACATCGGCGCCCTCGGAGCGCTCGGCCAGCAGCTCCTGCGCGCGGTTGGTATCCACGGCGAGCTTAAGCTTGCCGTCCTTCTTTTCAATGCTGGTGAACTGGGAGATTTCCGGCTTATTCAGGGTAGCGCTGACATTATTCTTGGCCTTCAAGGTAATGGGATTATCCAGCGCCTTGGCGGCATCGCCGGTGCGCATGGCCTCGATGGCTTCATCATTGATGGCTGGTTCTACCTCTTGTGGGTCCACGTCTACGCCCTCGGAATCGAGCCAATTATCCGTAACCGCATTGTGCAGGGCGCCGGCATCCACGGTTTGGCCAAGCTTGGGGTCGGTGACCTTGAGCTCACCATTGTTGAGCTCCAGCATGCCATCGACTGGATCGGTAGAGAGATCTTTCTTCACGCGGTCCAGGGCCGGTTGCAGCTGGGCCTCATCCACGTTGGTCTCCACCGGAATATCCCGGGTGGAGCGGAAGAAGCTATACAGGCGGGTAAAAGGATTAAGGGAAGGCTCCTCAATATTGTCCACGGCGCGCTGGTTATCCAGGGCGAGGCCCGACTCGGAGGGAACGAAATCGGTGTGCAGGTCGCCGGAGGTAACGCTCACGGGCTCGGTTTCTACGCCCGCAAGCTCGTCTTCGAGCTTCTCCACGGCGGCGGTGCGATCCATGGCGGAGATATCCACGCCGTTGACGGAAACGGCGCGCGGAATCTTGTCCTGGTTTGCTGCGACATCCCAGGCATAAGCAATGCCCGCGATTAGGACAAGGCCGACCAATACGCCGAGCGCGATGAGCCAGCCTTTAGCACCGTTTTTTCCTTCTGCCTTTTTCACGCCTTAAAGGTTAACGGTTTTAGTGGCATTTTTCCTAGTCCTGTGCGGGCTCGGGTGCAGCGCCGGCCGGGGGAGCGCTGACATGGCGGGCGGCGTCCGCAAGTCGTTCGAGTGGCAGGCGGCCTTGGTCGACGGCGCCAACAACGGCGTCGATCACCGCATTAATGTCACTTTCGGTGGACCACAGGGGCATGTCGGCACCGGCATTGAGGGAGGCCACGACGGCGTCGGCAAGCGGGAGCGAATCCGCAATCGCCTTCATGCCGCCGATATCATCGGTATAGATGGGCCCGTCGTACTGCAGGGTCTCGCGGGCTAGGCCATAGGCTTCCGGCAGGATGGAAGCAGGCGTCTGACCATCACCCAGGCCGGGCACGGCGAGGTGGCCCATCATGAGCGCGGCATTGGGCGCTTGGGGAAGAGCGGTTTTAAAAGGAATGAACTCGTGGCCTTCTAGTTCTTTCAACGGCGGGGTAACGGCCTCGGCCAGGTGGGTATCACCAGAGGCGCGGCCGTGGCCCGGGAAATGCTTGAACACGGCCTTGACCCCAGCGGAATCCAGCCCGCGTGCAAAGGCCGCGCCATACTCGCCTGCTTGGACCGGGTCGGTGGAAAATGATCGATCGCCCACAACTTCTAGGCCGTTGCCATCGACGTCGAGCACCGGTGCAAAGTCCACGTTGATACCGTGCACCTTGAGGCTCGTGCCAATCTCGTGCGCGAGCTGCTCCACCTCTTGTGGGGAACGCTCGGCCGCCATCTGTTGCGGCGCGGGATACTCGCCCAGGATCTCCGAGAAACGTTGTACGCGCCCGCCCTCAAAATCGATGGAGACCTCAAAGTCGCGGCCCACCTCCTGGCGCAGGGCATTAATATCGCGGCCCTCTTCCTGCAGCAGGTTTGGATCCGCCCAGCTAGGGATAAAGATTCCGCCCACACCGGCCTCCAGCTTGGCCTTAGCGTCGTCGTAGTTGGTGACCGGCGGCATCAGCACCGAGGCAGCCATGGCGCGGATGTCCTGCTGCGGGGCCTCTTCCTGCGACGTCTCTTCGTGCGTCTCGTGCGTCGCGGCAGCTGAGCTCGACGCGGCCGCGGTGGTGGAGTCCTGGCTCTCATTGTCCTCCTGGGTGGAGGTAGAGCAGGCGCCCAAGGCCGTCACGAGGGCGAGGCTGGCAAGGATGCGCGGAGTTTTCATGCCTTCTAGTGTGCAATATTCCTCGCGTTCTGTCGCAAGCGGTGGGTAGACTAGTGACATGAGTAACGGCGAGACAATGCTAATTGCCTACGATGGCACCGAACGAGCCGGCCGCGCCCTCGAGTACGCGGCCCAGCTGCTGCGCCCCACCACGGTAGAAATCCTCACCGCCTGGGAGCCGGTAGCCCGGCAGACCGCCCGCGCCGTCAGCCGCACCGGAATACACCAGTCCACCGTCTCCCCGGATGGCGTCGAAGAGGATCCGGCCTATGAAGAGGCGCTAAAGATTTGCCGCCAGGGCATCGAGCTGGCCGAAAGCCTGGGCCTAGCCGGCCGCGCCCACTTGGTGGAATCCGCCACCACTATTTCCTCCGCCATCATTGATGCAGCACACGAGCTGGACGTGGATGTCATCGTGACCGGCACCCGCGCCCTGACCGGTTTCCGCGCCTGGTGGACTAACTCCACCGCCGATCAGATTGTGCGCAATGCCGGCCTTCCCGTCTTTATCGTGCCGCAGGAAAACGAGGATGACGCGGACGATGATGAGGCAGAATACTTCTAAATAGCTGCTAGTATCTTTAGCCATGGCTCTGGAAACCGATTCTTTGAACAAGCGCACCCTTGGCCCTGCCATCGGTAGCGCTGTTGTGGGCATCGCGCTCGGCGTCATCACCATCATCGGCATCGCACAGTTCTCCGGCACCGATACCGTGCCAGAAGGCAATGCGGTTTCTGCTTCCGATGCGGTTTTGGGCGGCCCTGAGTACGGATCCCGCAACTAGGTGTGCGTACCCTCCGCGGGCGGCTTGCCCGCCCCTACCCGCTGGGGATCCTTTCACTAGCGCTCATCCTGCTCGTGCAGCCGTGGGGGTTGACGGCCGCCGATACCAAGCATGATCTGGCGGCCGAACCGCTGCATTTTCTCCGCGGGGCGCTCAGCGCCTATACGGATACCTTTACCCTGGGGCAGCTACAGAATCAGGCCTATGGCTATCTCTTTCCCCAGGGACCATTCTTCGTTTTAACCCAGCCCCTGCCCGATTGGGTGGCCCAGCGCCTCTGGTGGCTACTGGTCTTAAGCGTCGGCTTCATCGGCTTCCATAAGCTCGCCTGCAAGGTGGGCCTGCGCGGAAGGTGGGTCTGGGTGGCAGCGATGCTCTACGCGCTCTCGCCGCGCACGCTTTCTACGCTGACCGCCATTTCTTCTGAGACCTGGCCGGTCATGCTCGCCCCCTGGGTCATCCTGCCCTTCCTCAATGCCAAGCTCACCTGGCGCGATGCCGCCGCGGCCACCATCCCCGTAGCGCTGATGGGCGCGGTCAATGCCACCGCCACCATCGCCGCCTGCACCCCGGCCGCTGTAATCCTGCTCTACCGCCGCGCCTTCACACCCGGCGCGGCCTGGCTCTTAGGCTGCCTGGCGGTATCGGCGTGGTGGATCGGCCCGCTCGTCGTGCTTGGCCGCTATGCCCCGCCGTTTACGGAATTCATCGAATCCGCCCGCGTAACCACTCGCTGGCTCAACTTGCCAGAGATTCTGCGCGGCACCACGAGCTGGACGCCGTTTGTCGATACCGAACGCGTGGCCGGCTACGAACTCGCCACCGAGTCCTTCTTTGTGCTGGTCACCATGGGCATCGCGGCCGTGGGCATGTACGGGCTCACCAAACTGCCGCGCGTGTGGTCCGTCATGCTGGTGGTGGGCATCGCGGTGCTGGGCTGTCAAGCAGCGTGGTACCTCGATGCGCTCGATGGACCGCTGGCCGCGCTGCGCAACCTGCATAAATTCGATCCACTAGTGCGCATCCCGCTGCTGCTGGGCGTCGCGCGCGCCTGCGCGCACCTGCCACTACCGCACAGCTTGCGGCCTACCAAGAAGCAGACAGTAGGCGCGCTCACGCTACTGCTGTGCATCGCGGTCATCTCCCCGGCATGGTCACAGCGCTTGCTGCCGCTGGGTGCCTATAAAGAGGTGCCCTCCTATTGGCACGAGGCCACGGACTTTATCAATACCCATGCCGCCGATACCCGCACCCTTATCTACCCAGAGGCGTCCTTTGCCCGGCAGACCTGGGGGTGGACGCGCGACGAGCCGGCCCAGCCGCTGCTCGATGTCCCTTGGGCCGTGCGCGATGCCATCCCGCTCGTGCCGCCAGAGGCCATCCGCGGGCTCGACGGCGTCATGGCCGCACTCAAGGAAGATCCGGCTACCGGCGTGCGCTCCCTGCAGCGCCTGGGCATCGGCGCGGTCATGGTGCGCCACGATCTCTTCACCGGCGAGGACGAGGCGCTGGCCAGCAAGTTTGGCGACGAAGTCCATCGCTTCGGCGAAGTCGATGTCATCCTGCTCAACCACGCCGGCATGTCCTTAGGACCTACAGATCCAGTGCGCGTGGCCGGCGGTGGGGAAGCCCTGGCGCTTCTCGACGCCCACTCCACCCCCACCACCCGACAGCTCGTCGATCGCGACGCCGATATCGTCACCGATACCCCGACGCTCACAGACCGCAA
The nucleotide sequence above comes from Corynebacterium tuberculostearicum. Encoded proteins:
- a CDS encoding glycoside hydrolase family 3 protein, yielding MKTPRILASLALVTALGACSTSTQEDNESQDSTTAAASSSAAATHETHEETSQEEAPQQDIRAMAASVLMPPVTNYDDAKAKLEAGVGGIFIPSWADPNLLQEEGRDINALRQEVGRDFEVSIDFEGGRVQRFSEILGEYPAPQQMAAERSPQEVEQLAHEIGTSLKVHGINVDFAPVLDVDGNGLEVVGDRSFSTDPVQAGEYGAAFARGLDSAGVKAVFKHFPGHGRASGDTHLAEAVTPPLKELEGHEFIPFKTALPQAPNAALMMGHLAVPGLGDGQTPASILPEAYGLARETLQYDGPIYTDDIGGMKAIADSLPLADAVVASLNAGADMPLWSTESDINAVIDAVVGAVDQGRLPLERLADAARHVSAPPAGAAPEPAQD
- a CDS encoding universal stress protein: MSNGETMLIAYDGTERAGRALEYAAQLLRPTTVEILTAWEPVARQTARAVSRTGIHQSTVSPDGVEEDPAYEEALKICRQGIELAESLGLAGRAHLVESATTISSAIIDAAHELDVDVIVTGTRALTGFRAWWTNSTADQIVRNAGLPVFIVPQENEDDADDDEAEYF
- a CDS encoding class C sortase, whose protein sequence is MTTVVGQNAGRRHRRRGGLVLPAVIVVVGLLVMLYPVVSTAWNNWNASRVAQEYARLDKETPAQVQDSVWDAAHAYNEEHTSGPILDPWLNRIGVDNPDYEAYLKQLGETEAMARLVFPAVDVDLPVFHGTADKTLQRGLGHLYGSDLPVGGSGTHSVITGHTGLANSTMFDHLDSATEGDVFYIQVAGHKLKYVVDDIQVVLPSEVDGLRPVADQDYVTLITCTPYGINTHRLLVRGHQVPMEPGEESVFENSHGPGWQWWMYALLAAVIVIGCWLVWWLRRQKAATGVQEVINKESSVRE
- a CDS encoding ABC transporter ATP-binding protein, yielding MTRPMHTAVKDPADIDQLAQHPVAFRRVAGLFRPHRGTLLLVVALIIATSGLTVVQPFLVRRTVDEAIPEHDTALLLWLVGGMLAITVVSQAIGVIQSFLSARVGHTIMHELRTQVFANLQRQSLQFFTNNRGGEIQSRLTNDIAAMRGMVTTTATSVASNLTMTVATLVAMVALSPTLSLLSLVVLPPAVWLTRRAAVLRRSLMEKNSRAQATLQQTISENLSVSGMRLAATLGAQERVYDGFEKTSRSLIRLELESQLAGRWRMALTQIIFGVMPALIYLAAGLRPGITIGTLIAFSTLQTQIFRPITGLLNVGAQWVASMALFSRIFEYLDLEPELTEATQPAQLADASLTLQHVSYRYPGTDTDALSDVSLSIPAHTTTALVGHTGSGKSTVAALFARLADPTEGTVHLGGVDLRDIPPEQRAEVIGVVSQETYLIHGTVRENLLFAQPNASEEQMWAALNAARVDEVIAALPEGLDTVVGSRGYRFSGGEQQRLSLARTLLRQPRVLILDEATSALDNETERAIQEAVLGADATRLVIAHRLSTIRDADQIIVLDAGRVVERGTHAELLACGGAYAALLRAVDEAQST
- a CDS encoding SpaH/EbpB family LPXTG-anchored major pilin produces the protein MNKISRTARSVTFAAVVGLSMGISAPGALAQDGAVDAQPAAEQGAVNKANINFNQKGSITLFKKKGAESGTAATGKEMAGVPGEALSGVTYKITKLDYDLQKDDWAAFPKSAADVKGDKKTAETKEETTGTDGKAAFTDLPLGIYLVEETNAPDGIVAGAPFIVSVPMVNEASDAWNYDVIAYPKNTETKTKKTVKDADQNIQDAYTYTINADAPTWGAGKSLTAFRFEDQLDQRLDFQKVTEVKAGETALGAGDYEVNNPAENGNKLVVKLTDQGLAKVKSGDKMSLTFEVKRKEVGDTTELKNQADVIFNNPNTGNEVKNKTNEVVTYHGKLKVVKKDGKEDGKVLEGAEFELYQCTAANKLGGKLTVKEQDKWTTGADGTITIDGLHVTDFADNAQVTDIKKFCLKETKAPAGYALPENPVTEIEFTRENIAKTGELEGDDAVTLVSEIENIKRDTPNLPMTGGAGVGILAAIGAAIVAAGAWFARRTARN
- a CDS encoding alpha-(1->3)-arabinofuranosyltransferase domain-containing protein, producing MRTLRGRLARPYPLGILSLALILLVQPWGLTAADTKHDLAAEPLHFLRGALSAYTDTFTLGQLQNQAYGYLFPQGPFFVLTQPLPDWVAQRLWWLLVLSVGFIGFHKLACKVGLRGRWVWVAAMLYALSPRTLSTLTAISSETWPVMLAPWVILPFLNAKLTWRDAAAATIPVALMGAVNATATIAACTPAAVILLYRRAFTPGAAWLLGCLAVSAWWIGPLVVLGRYAPPFTEFIESARVTTRWLNLPEILRGTTSWTPFVDTERVAGYELATESFFVLVTMGIAAVGMYGLTKLPRVWSVMLVVGIAVLGCQAAWYLDALDGPLAALRNLHKFDPLVRIPLLLGVARACAHLPLPHSLRPTKKQTVGALTLLLCIAVISPAWSQRLLPLGAYKEVPSYWHEATDFINTHAADTRTLIYPEASFARQTWGWTRDEPAQPLLDVPWAVRDAIPLVPPEAIRGLDGVMAALKEDPATGVRSLQRLGIGAVMVRHDLFTGEDEALASKFGDEVHRFGEVDVILLNHAGMSLGPTDPVRVAGGGEALALLDAHSTPTTRQLVDRDADIVTDTPTLTDRNYGTLDGPISAPLAADDPSHVNNRLRDYPSAGPLTQVETHGGSVAVSSSAADATAFGGAQPEKSATAAVDGENSTAWWPAPGDDAGWIELRGEFTQPRLKLMATSATTVTVRSGSAAVDVDLQPFRSQEVRIPGGDTEAIRVELSHRTGIAELGVKGQPVERVVTVPDTSPDVHQFFFQRMLQDTGVLIRDFTAPRPMRVAVDSTKPVLIDDHRYSPGESLTLSPGTHRVRTTGPWVSLREEGWQPAGSSEPTGYSIAAADEDRLLVTGRAFNKGLRGYLGEEELTPREIDAATQAFVIPAGRSGDFRMTFSAQPVYRATLLFGGAVGLLTLGLCILAATRRPSQPTWRAPRGGAASAVVALGALALTGWPAAVAAVAAWLVLRWTTIPRAYLAPGVVAAAGAILARAPWTSGSYAGDSLLLSCLCAAGVACLFASDRGENPGRDAR
- a CDS encoding VanW family protein — protein: MKKAEGKNGAKGWLIALGVLVGLVLIAGIAYAWDVAANQDKIPRAVSVNGVDISAMDRTAAVEKLEDELAGVETEPVSVTSGDLHTDFVPSESGLALDNQRAVDNIEEPSLNPFTRLYSFFRSTRDIPVETNVDEAQLQPALDRVKKDLSTDPVDGMLELNNGELKVTDPKLGQTVDAGALHNAVTDNWLDSEGVDVDPQEVEPAINDEAIEAMRTGDAAKALDNPITLKAKNNVSATLNKPEISQFTSIEKKDGKLKLAVDTNRAQELLAERSEGADVPGVNAKISFNGNDKQITPSEDGEIIDWEPTMKDFDKRVTGDDREWDATYKPDPAEFTTDDAKKATFNDTVGEFTTEGYSAASGKNIELVAQQVNGAVVNPGETFSLNGHTGPRGTAQGYVESGIIIDGHSGSAVGGGISQFATTLYNAAYFAGMEDTAHTPHSYYISRYPAGREATVYEGAIDLQFTNTFNTPVRIETDFGGGKITVRLKGTKTVDVESVNNGRWAKTEPQRKSVSEDCSPSSGAPGFTTSDTRVIKDLSGKEISRETTTTVYDPQPIVTCG
- a CDS encoding DUF2613 domain-containing protein; translation: MALETDSLNKRTLGPAIGSAVVGIALGVITIIGIAQFSGTDTVPEGNAVSASDAVLGGPEYGSRN